A stretch of Cicer arietinum cultivar CDC Frontier isolate Library 1 chromosome 5, Cicar.CDCFrontier_v2.0, whole genome shotgun sequence DNA encodes these proteins:
- the LOC101499385 gene encoding phosphoinositide phospholipase C 2 isoform X2: protein MSSKQKQTYSVCFCCRRRFKLGVSEAPPEIREFFHRYCDENGIMTASHLRRFLTEVQREEKITEEETQAIIDGHKHLSIFHRRGLNLESFFKFLFSDDNPPLLPSRGVHQDMTLPLSHYYIYTGHNSYLTGNQLSSDCSDAPIINALQRGVRVIELDIWPNDSKEDIHVLHGRTLTTPVALIKCLRSIKEYAFVASEYPVVITLEDHLTPDLQAKVAKMVTQTFGDILFCPSSESLKEFPSPESLKKRIIISTKPPKEYLEAKEGKEKGESQRGKPSDDEEAWGKEVPSLRGGTIADYKNSGDDEDDLTEEDDDLDEAEKLGQNGSDEYRRLIAIHAGKPKGGLEEGLKVDPDKVRRLSLSESQLEKAAETYGKEIVRFTQRNILRVYPKGTRITSSNYNPLIGWMHGAQMVAFNMQGYGRSLWLMQGMFKANGRCGFVKKPDFLLKTGPNNEVFDPKAPLPVKTTLKVTVYIGEGWYYDFKHTHFDQFSPPDFYARVGIAGVPFDTTMKKTKSIEDNWLPSWNEVFEFPLSVPELALLRIEVHEYDMSEKDDFGGQTCLPVSELRSGIRAVPLHSRKDVKYNNVKLLMRFEFI, encoded by the exons ATGTCTTCTAAACAGAAACAGACTTACAGCGTTTGCTTTTGCTGCCGGCGACGGTTTAAACTCGGCGTATCGGAGGCACCGCCGGAGATAAGGGAATTTTTTCACCGTTACTGCGATGAAAACGGGATCATGACTGCATCTCACCTGCGAAGGTTTCTGACTGAGGTCCAGAGAGAAGAGAAGATCACAGAGGAAGAAACACAAGCCATCATCGACGGTCACAAACATTTGAGTATCTTTCATCGAAGGGGTCTAAATCTCGAAAGTTTCTTCAAGTTTCTATTCAGTGATGATAATCCTCCTCTCTTACCTTCTCGTGGG GTGCACCAAGATATGACTTTGCCATTGTCTCATTATTACATATACACTGGTCATAATTCCTATCTAACTGGAAATCAGCTTAGTAGTGACTGCAGTGATGCCCCCATCATCAATGCACTGCAGAGAGGTGTAAGGGTTATCGAATTAGATATATGGCCTAATGATTCCAAGGAGGATATTCATGTTCTTCATGGAAG GACATTGACTACTCCCGTCGCGCTTATCAAATGTTTGAGGTCTATTAAGGAGTACGCCTTTGTCGCGTCAGAATACCCGGTTGTAATAACCTTAGAAGACCATCTTACTCCTGATCTTCAGGCCAAAGTGGCTAAG ATGGTTACTCAAACATTTGGAGACATACTATTTTGTCCTAGCTCAGAATCATTGAAGGAATTTCCTTCTCCTGAATCACttaaaaagaggattatcataTCAACTAAACCACCTAAGGAGTACCTTGAGGCAAAAGAAGGAAAGGAAAAGGGAGAATCACAGAGGGGAAAGCCTTCAGATGATGAAGAAGCTTGGGGCAAAGAAGTCCCCAGTTTGAGAGGCGGTACCATAGCAGATTACAAG AACAGTGGGGATGATGAAGATGATCTTACTGAAGAGGATGATGATCTAGATGAAGCAGAAAAGTTGGGTCAAAATGGATCGGATGAATATAGACGTTTAATTGCCATTCATGCTGGGAAGCCTAAAGGTGGACTAGAGGAAGGTCTCAAAGTGGATCCTGATAAAGTGAGACGTCTAAGTTTAAGTGAGTCACAGCTCGAAAAGGCGGCTGAAACATATGGAAAAGAAATTGTCAG GTTTACTCAGCGGAATATACTTCGGGTGTATCCGAAGGGTACACGCATTACCTCATCAAATTATAATCCATTAATTGGGTGGATGCATGGAGCTCAGATGGTTGCATTTAACATGCAG GGGTATGGGAGATCTCTTTGGTTGATGCAGGGAATGTTTAAAGCCAATGGAAGGTGTGGTTTTGTTAAAAAACCAGATTTTCTATTAAAGACTGGTCCCAATAATGAGGTTTTTGATCCTAAAGCTCCTTTGCCTGTGAAAACTACTTTGAAG GTGACTGTATATATAGGAGAAGGATGGTATTATGATTTCAAGCATACACACTTTGATCAATTCTCACCTCCTGATTTCTATGCAAGG GTGGGGATTGCTGGAGTCCCTTTCGATACTACTATGAAAAAAACTAAGTCAATAGAGGATAATTGGCTACCTTCTTGGAATGAGGTATTCGAGTTTCCTCTTTCTGTTCCGGAGTTGGCTCTCCTTCGCATCGAAGTTCATGAATATGACATGTCTGAGAAAGATGACTTTGGTGGCCAAACATGTTTACCCGTGTCGGAACTAAGAAGTGGAATTCGAGCAGTTCCATTACATTCCCGCAAAGATGTTAAATACAACAATGTTAAGCTTCTCATGCGCTTTGAATTCATCTGA
- the LOC101499385 gene encoding phosphoinositide phospholipase C 2 isoform X1, with amino-acid sequence MSSKQKQTYSVCFCCRRRFKLGVSEAPPEIREFFHRYCDENGIMTASHLRRFLTEVQREEKITEEETQAIIDGHKHLSIFHRRGLNLESFFKFLFSDDNPPLLPSRGVHQDMTLPLSHYYIYTGHNSYLTGNQLSSDCSDAPIINALQRGVRVIELDIWPNDSKEDIHVLHGRTLTTPVALIKCLRSIKEYAFVASEYPVVITLEDHLTPDLQAKVAKMVTQTFGDILFCPSSESLKEFPSPESLKKRIIISTKPPKEYLEAKEGKEKGESQRGKPSDDEEAWGKEVPSLRGGTIADYKQNSGDDEDDLTEEDDDLDEAEKLGQNGSDEYRRLIAIHAGKPKGGLEEGLKVDPDKVRRLSLSESQLEKAAETYGKEIVRFTQRNILRVYPKGTRITSSNYNPLIGWMHGAQMVAFNMQGYGRSLWLMQGMFKANGRCGFVKKPDFLLKTGPNNEVFDPKAPLPVKTTLKVTVYIGEGWYYDFKHTHFDQFSPPDFYARVGIAGVPFDTTMKKTKSIEDNWLPSWNEVFEFPLSVPELALLRIEVHEYDMSEKDDFGGQTCLPVSELRSGIRAVPLHSRKDVKYNNVKLLMRFEFI; translated from the exons ATGTCTTCTAAACAGAAACAGACTTACAGCGTTTGCTTTTGCTGCCGGCGACGGTTTAAACTCGGCGTATCGGAGGCACCGCCGGAGATAAGGGAATTTTTTCACCGTTACTGCGATGAAAACGGGATCATGACTGCATCTCACCTGCGAAGGTTTCTGACTGAGGTCCAGAGAGAAGAGAAGATCACAGAGGAAGAAACACAAGCCATCATCGACGGTCACAAACATTTGAGTATCTTTCATCGAAGGGGTCTAAATCTCGAAAGTTTCTTCAAGTTTCTATTCAGTGATGATAATCCTCCTCTCTTACCTTCTCGTGGG GTGCACCAAGATATGACTTTGCCATTGTCTCATTATTACATATACACTGGTCATAATTCCTATCTAACTGGAAATCAGCTTAGTAGTGACTGCAGTGATGCCCCCATCATCAATGCACTGCAGAGAGGTGTAAGGGTTATCGAATTAGATATATGGCCTAATGATTCCAAGGAGGATATTCATGTTCTTCATGGAAG GACATTGACTACTCCCGTCGCGCTTATCAAATGTTTGAGGTCTATTAAGGAGTACGCCTTTGTCGCGTCAGAATACCCGGTTGTAATAACCTTAGAAGACCATCTTACTCCTGATCTTCAGGCCAAAGTGGCTAAG ATGGTTACTCAAACATTTGGAGACATACTATTTTGTCCTAGCTCAGAATCATTGAAGGAATTTCCTTCTCCTGAATCACttaaaaagaggattatcataTCAACTAAACCACCTAAGGAGTACCTTGAGGCAAAAGAAGGAAAGGAAAAGGGAGAATCACAGAGGGGAAAGCCTTCAGATGATGAAGAAGCTTGGGGCAAAGAAGTCCCCAGTTTGAGAGGCGGTACCATAGCAGATTACAAG CAGAACAGTGGGGATGATGAAGATGATCTTACTGAAGAGGATGATGATCTAGATGAAGCAGAAAAGTTGGGTCAAAATGGATCGGATGAATATAGACGTTTAATTGCCATTCATGCTGGGAAGCCTAAAGGTGGACTAGAGGAAGGTCTCAAAGTGGATCCTGATAAAGTGAGACGTCTAAGTTTAAGTGAGTCACAGCTCGAAAAGGCGGCTGAAACATATGGAAAAGAAATTGTCAG GTTTACTCAGCGGAATATACTTCGGGTGTATCCGAAGGGTACACGCATTACCTCATCAAATTATAATCCATTAATTGGGTGGATGCATGGAGCTCAGATGGTTGCATTTAACATGCAG GGGTATGGGAGATCTCTTTGGTTGATGCAGGGAATGTTTAAAGCCAATGGAAGGTGTGGTTTTGTTAAAAAACCAGATTTTCTATTAAAGACTGGTCCCAATAATGAGGTTTTTGATCCTAAAGCTCCTTTGCCTGTGAAAACTACTTTGAAG GTGACTGTATATATAGGAGAAGGATGGTATTATGATTTCAAGCATACACACTTTGATCAATTCTCACCTCCTGATTTCTATGCAAGG GTGGGGATTGCTGGAGTCCCTTTCGATACTACTATGAAAAAAACTAAGTCAATAGAGGATAATTGGCTACCTTCTTGGAATGAGGTATTCGAGTTTCCTCTTTCTGTTCCGGAGTTGGCTCTCCTTCGCATCGAAGTTCATGAATATGACATGTCTGAGAAAGATGACTTTGGTGGCCAAACATGTTTACCCGTGTCGGAACTAAGAAGTGGAATTCGAGCAGTTCCATTACATTCCCGCAAAGATGTTAAATACAACAATGTTAAGCTTCTCATGCGCTTTGAATTCATCTGA